From the Pangasianodon hypophthalmus isolate fPanHyp1 chromosome 17, fPanHyp1.pri, whole genome shotgun sequence genome, one window contains:
- the LOC113524200 gene encoding complement C1q tumor necrosis factor-related protein 3 produces the protein MKSTVAVLALLVCVTWAAPVQEDETPTKTAVEVSESKQQTDQLTDGLPKVAFSVGSGYEGTYGPFNTAVTLVFKKVITNVGNLYSPHTGIFKAPVRGVYHFSASVFGNTQTLVEVYLMKNGQRVFGMSESPKGSNMSMSRAINLLLEQGDEVYLNLRAHTQMYDDGQTYNTFSGFLLFPM, from the exons ATGAAGAGCACCGTTGCAGTTTTGgctctgcttgtgtgtgtgacttgGGCTGCACCTGTTCAAGAGGATGAAACTCCTACAAAAACTGCTGTAGAGGTTTCTGAAAGTAAACAGCAGACAGACCAACTCACTGATG GCTTACCAAAGGTGGCTTTCTCAGTTGGATCAGGATATGAAGGAACTTATGGACCCTTCAACACGGCAGTCACCTTGGTCTTCAAAAAAGTGATAACAAATGTTGGAAACTTGTACAGTCCACACACTG GTATTTTCAAAGCACCAGTGAGAGGTGTCTATCACTTCTCAGCTTCTGTCTTTGGAAACACCCAAACCTTAGTTGAAGTATATTTAATGAAGAATGGGCAGCGTGTTTTCGGAATGTCAGAGTCTCCTAAAGGATCCAACATGTCTATGAGCCGAGCCATCAATCTGTTACTGGAACAGGGCGATGAGGTTTATTTAAATCTTAGAGCCCACACTCAGATGTATGACGATGGCCAAACATACAACACTTTCAGTGGCTTTCTCCTTTTCCCCATGTAA
- the cbln17 gene encoding cerebellin 17, with product MKVTIVVLAVLVIRAAALHDDQDEVQLKTVTENEKYCQEDVYKELKELRDAMVELKMQTQLQTEQLKMENNALKQRLASTEYAVEKIKEGLASRPAVAFAAGSGYQGSYGPFNTDVIMAFSNVFTNIGNAYSPNTGVFKAPVRGIYHFTFTVFGIRNSYFFGAKFFKNQHLYFQAHDHVTMQHESVTRSITLLLEQGDEVYLKLQANYQLYDDGNIYNTFDGFLFLPLENSGLTDDH from the exons ATGAAAGTCACCATCGTAGTGTTGGCTGTGCTTGTGATTCGGGCTGCAGCTCTTCATGATGATCAGGATGAAGTTCAACTGAAAACAGTGACTGAAAATGAGAAATACTGCCAAGAGGATGTGTACAAGGAGTTGAAAGAGCTGAGAGACGCAATGGTGGAACTAAAAATGCAGACGCAACTCCAGACAGAGCAACTCAAGATGGAGAACAac GCTTTAAAACAGAGACTGGCATCGACTGAGTATgctgtggaaaaaataaaagaaggacTTGCAA GCAGGCCAGCAGTGGCATTCGCAGCTGGGTCAGGTTATCAAGGGAGCTACGGACCCTTTAACACAGATGTCATCATGGCCTTCAGTAATGTGTTTACAAATATTGGAAATGCCTACAGTCCAAACACTG GTGTTTTCAAAGCACCAGTGAGAGGCATCTACCACTTCACATTTACTGTGTTTGGGATTCGCAACTCATACTTTTTTGGGGCAAAATTTTTTAAGAATCAACACCTGTATTTTCAAGCACATGACCATGTTACTATGCAGCACGAGTCTGTGACGAGATCTATCACTTTGTTACTGGAGCAGGGTGATGAAGTTTATTTAAAGCTCCAGGCGAACTATCAGCTTTATGATGATGGAAACATCTATAACACTTTTGATGGCTTTTTGTTTCTCCCTCTGGAAAACAGTGGCCTTACTGATGATCACTAA